CACGGGTCGCTCTGTCTGCGGGTCCCCTGAGGGAGGTCGCGTGTCGTGCCCGTGAGGCTTTTGACTGCCTGATGAGCGGACTGCTCGCTGCACCTCGCCCAAATCGACTCCCAGCTGACGGGCAAGCACACGCGTGTACCCGGGACGAAGCGACGCATCGCGAATGTCAGAGACGATGGGGGCGGCGGCGCGCAGCGCGCCGACTCGACCCTCAACCGTGTCGAGGTTGTACTGAGACAGCACCTGCTTAATGACAAACTCGAACATCGGCTCTTTCATCTCAAGAAGCCGACGAACAGCCGAATCTCCGCGTTTGAGCCGAAGATCGCACGGGTCGAGTCCCGCCGGAGCGACAGCGACATAGGTTTGCGCGGCAAATCGTTTCTCTTCGGAGAACGCACGAAGAGCCGCCTTCTGACCAGCAGCATCCGGATCGAACGTGAATACGACTTCGCCGTTGCGACTGTCGTCGCCCATGATGCGCCGAATAACCTTGATGTGGTCGACGCCAAACGCTGTTCCGCAGGTGGCAACAGCCGTGGTGATTCCGGCCAGGTGACAGGCCATCACATCGGTATACCCCTCGACCACCACAACCTGATTGCCTCGTGAGATGTCTCGTTTGGCGATATCGAGACCGTAGAGCACCTGCGCCTTGTGATAAACGGGTGTTTCGGGGGTGTTGAGGTACTTCGGCCCCTTATCGTCATCGAAGAGCCGCCGTGCACCAAACCCGACGGTCTGGCCAGTGACGTCGCGGATCGGCCACACGAGTCGGCCACGGAAACGGTCGTAGACTCCTCTGTCGCCCTGCGAAAGGAGTCCGGCCGTTACCAATTCGTCTCGCGTGAAGCCCGCCGCTGTGAGGTGCTTCTGCAGGTTGTCCCAGCCCTTGGGCGCGAAGCCGACGCCGAAACGCGCCGCAGCCTGGGCGTCGAATCCTCGTTCGCCGAGGAAGGCTCGGCCCGCTTCAGCGCTCGGCGCGGTGAGCTGTCGCTGAAAGTAATCTTCGGCAGCCTTGTTCGCAGCCAACAGCCGCGACCGTCGGCCGTGATCGACGCCGGGGCCTTCGCCGTCTTCATAGTGCAGCTCGATGCCGACACGAGCAGCAAGACGTTCGATCGCTTCAGTGAAAGTGACGTGATCCATCTTCTGCAGAAACGAGATTACGTCCCCAGACTCACCGCAGCCGAAACAGTGGTAGAAACCGACCTGTGGGCGCACGTGAAAGCTCGGCGTTCGTTCGTCATGAAAGGGACACAGCCCCTTCATCGAGCCGATTCCTGCAGACTTGAGCGTGACGTAATCACCGATGATGTCAGCAATATTCGTGCGCGACTTGACCTCTTCGATATCAGTCTGTCGAATACGGCCTGCCATGCACCCATCCTAGCTGTCGGCAGCTGCACACTTCACTGCCTGTGGACGCCGTCATGCGGTGGGGATAACTCCAGCGACGACGTCGCGGTGCTCGTATAGTGCGACAGCACCCTGGTCGGTCAGACTGGCGATCTGATCGACGACAATGCGCTTGCGCGCGGCATCCGATGTCGCTTCTGCCCAATCCGCGGTGAACGCGATGTCAAGGCCATCACCATCGGAGCCGTACATGCGGTCGGCGAGCGTCGTCAGGATCTCACGCTGCTGTCTGTAGATCGGCTGGCGAGCGTCGCTCGACATGACAAAAGCCGCAACCACTCCTTTGAGCACCGCGATTTCTGAGGCAATCTCGTGAGGAACCTCAACATGGGCGCCGAATCGAATGAGACTGCGCTGTGGGTACGCCGCCTGAGTCGCTTCCGTGGCGGACCGTGCGAAATGGCCGATCATCGAGCTGGTGAAGTCCTTGAGCCCCGCAAGGTCACGTCGTGAGGAGCTCCACGTGCGTGGCCAGGACGCGTGCTGAGACAACCGCTCGAAAGCCGCACCGAGATCGTCGACGGTGAACTCGGATCCCGCCCACGCGCGCACGGCGTTCAACAGCGACCCGTGCCCGGCCTTCGCGTTGAGAAATGCTGGATCGATATATTCGCTGACAATGGCGTCTTCAAAGTCGTGCACGGAATACGCGATGTCATCAGAGAGATCCATAACCTCGGATTCGATGCATCGCTGCCCCTCCGGTGCTCCATCGCGAAGCCAGGCGAAGGCGGCTGTGTCGTCATCGAAAAACCCGTACTTCGCGCGTCCACTTGGATCGGCGACAGCGTGCGAGGCGGGCCACGGGTACTTGCAACTCGCGTCGAGGCTCGCCCTCGTGAGGTTCAGCCCGAACGGTCTTCCGTCGTCGCCGAACACCTTCGGCTCAAGCCGGGTGAGCACGCGCAGCGTTTGCGCATTTCCTTCGAACCCACCGATGTCGACTGCCCAATCATTGAGTGCCTTCTCACCGTTGTGGCCGAACGGCGGATGCCCGATGTCGTGAGCAAGGCACGCCGTATCGACGACGTCTGGTGCAATCGCGAGGCTTGCAGCGAGTTCCCGGCCGACCTGCGCCACTTCCAACGAGTGCGTGAGCCTGTTCCGGGCGAAGTCGACCCCCGACGTCGGACTGAGCACCTGCGTCTTGGCCGCCAGCCGACGCAACGCGCTCGAGTGCAGGAGTCTCGCGCGATCGCGCGCAAAATCACTGCGCCGTGATGTGTGATGTTCCGGCAGCCATCGAGCTTGGTCATGTGCGTTGTAAACGTCAACCGCCACTGGTGTTCAACTCCGCCTCGTGTATGTCGTGTGCGTCACGCCCAGCAATGACATGAGAGTCGAGCCAGCCCTCGGGAAGCACAGGTCGTTTCGGATGCCCCGAGCGGCCCCGCGGCCCCTCAGCGTCATCTCCCGGGTACGGAACAGACGCATCGAGTGAGGCGAGCAGCTCGTCGAGCTGTTCCAGCGATTCGACGGTGGCGAGGCGTGTGCGTAGGTCGCTGCCCACAGGGTACCCCTTGAAATACCAGGCAACGTGTTTGCGAATATCGCGGCATCCACGCTCTTCAGAATCGAAGAACTCGGCAAGAAGCTGTGCGTGGCGTCGGAAGGTGTCAATCACCTGACCGAGCCCAGGGCGAAATCGCTGTGGCTCGCCGCGGAACGCCGCGGCGAGATCTCCGAAGAGCCATGGCCGACCGAGGCACCCTCGTCCGACGACGACTCCGTCGCAACCCGTCTGATACATCATGTCCAGCGCATCGGAGTCAGACCAGATATCGCCGTTCCCCAGAACAGGAACATCGGTGATTGCCTCTTTCAGAGTGGCAATCGCGCTCCAATCGGAGTGCCCTGAATAGAATTCGGACGCCGTTCGCGCGTGCAGAGCGATGGCAGACACCCCGGCGTCTTGCGCAAAGCGAGCGGCATCGAGATATGTCAGATGATCTTTGTCGATACCCGTGCGCATCTTGACTGTCACGGGTATCGAACCGGCCGCGTTGACGGCCTCCGTCACAATTCCGCGGAAGAGGTCGTGTTTCCACGGCAACGCGGCTCCGCCGCCCTTGCGGGTCACTTTCGGAACGGGACAGCCGAAATTGAGATCAAGGTGATCGGCGCGATCCTCGGCAACGATCATCGTCACCGCCTCACGTACCGTTGTCGGGTCGACCCCGTAAAGCTGGATGCTGCGAGGAACCTCTGACTCGTGGTGCGAGATCAAGCGCATCGTCTCGGTCGTACGCTCGACGAGCGCGCGCGACGTGATCATCTCGCAAACGTAGAGGCCCGCGCCGAACTCCCGGCACAGCCGACGGAAGGCAGTATTGGTGATTCCGGCCATCGGGGCGAGAACGACAGGCACGTCAAGGGAGAGCGAGCCGATCTGAAGCGGACGCGCGCGCGTCGAAGTCGAGGTCATAACCTCTCAATTGTCCCAGATTGGGGAGCCTCGTGCACCGCCGCAGGCGGAAGCGAGCATGCGTCGCCCTCGCATGACGCCGCAATGTTGTCGCCGAGCATCTGAAAGACGTTTGTCGGCTCTGTCGATGGCTCCGCGCTCATTTGTTATCACCTTGCCGAGACACAACCTCGCGCAGCACTTCGCTGAAGGTTTCGGGCTCTTGGGCTCCCGAGACTCCGTATGCGCCGTCGAAGACAAAGAACGGCACGCCATTGATGCCATACTCTGCTGCCTGCGTCTTGTCCGCGGAGACATCTGAAGAGTAGGTTCCCTGTTCCAGCGCATTGAGCGCGAGCTCTCGATCGAGGCCGACGTCTTCGGCAAGATCGACAAGCGCGTCAATGCGCCCGACGTGTCGGCCCTCGACGAAGTAGGCTCGCATCAGGCGCTCCATCATTTCAGCTTCTTTGCCGTGAGCATGGGCGAAATGCACGAGCTCGTGCGCCTTTATCGTCTTGGTGTGCTTGACTGAGCCGAAGTCGTAGTCGAGGCCAACCTGCTGAGCAAGGTTCGTGACGTGGTCGAGCATTTGGGTGACCTGCTCGGGAGGCATTCCTTTGTAAGACGTCAGAAAATCGATCTCACTCCCGTCGAAATCGAGCGGGGTGTCCGGCGCCAATTCGAAGCTGTGGAAGCGGACGGTGACCGGCGGGTTCGCAGCATCTGCGGCAAATTCTTCCAGTGCGCGCTCGAATCGCCGTTTACCGATGTAGCACCAGGGGCATGCGATGTCAGACCAAATATCGACTGAGATTGGGGTGTCCATAGTGGGTGCAACCGGTCGCCCTTTGTGGGAATTCCCGAGGTCAAGATGCCGGTGTGTCCGTTGCCCCGCCAAAGCGTCGATCACGACTCACGTACAAGCTCACGGCGTGCCACAGGTCTTCGCGCGTGAAATCGGGCCACAGGGTATCGAGGAAAACCATTTCGGCATAGGCGCTCTGCCACAGCATGAAGTTGCTGGTTCGCTGCTCGCCTGAACTGCGCACAAAGAGATCAACGGGCGGAATCTCGGGTACATACAGCCGCGATGCGATCGTGCGTTCAGAGATTCCGCCGGGCTTCAGCTTGCCAGCGCTGACGTCACGGGCGATCGAACGAACAGCATCCGTGATTTCGTTCCTTCCCCCGTAGTTGACGCACATGGTGAGCGTTATGACGGAATTGTCCGCTGTGAGCCGTTCCGCGTATTGAAGCTCCTTGATGACTGACGACCAAAGACGAGGCCTGCGGCCGGCCCAACGGATTCGAACGCCCCACTCGTTGAGCTGATCGCGCCGCCGGTGCAGCACTGAACGGTTGAACCCCATGAGGAAGCGAACTTCCTCGGGGGAACGCCCCCAATTCTCGGTTGAAAATGCGTAGACGCTCACGTGGCGGATGCCTAGCTGAATCGCACCGGCGACAACATCGAGAAGCGCGGCCTCACCCGCCTTATGACCCTCGATGCGAGTCATCCCGCGCTTGTTTGCCCAACGACCGTTGCCGTCCATCACGATCGCCACATGCTGTGGGAGTGCTCTCGCCGGCAGTTCCGGGGGGTACACGCCGGTCCAGTCGATGGATCGATACGGGACGGCGTCTGCGTGCGTATACGGCTTGGGGGTCACTTTCGCCTTTCTGCCATCGGGGTGGAACTGAGGTGCGCGTACGAGCGGAGCCCGCGCTCGAGATGCCATTGAACGTAGGCAGCGACAAGTCCGCTCGCCCGCGACTGTACGGCCGCGTCGGCCGCGTCTACGATGTCCCACTCTCCCGCGAGCAGCGAACCGAGAAGATCGCGAGTCTGCACGTCAATCCTCGGACTCCCCGTTGGAGCGCATTCGGGGCAGACAACACCCCCCATCTGCACAACAACGGTTTCGTGCGGACCAGGGCGCTGACACCGTGAGCAATCGACGAAGCTCGGTGCCCAGCCCGCAAGTGACAACGCCCGCAGCAGGTACGAGTCCAGAGTCATTGCCGGGGCATGCTCTGCGCGTGACAACGATCGCAGCGCGCCGAGTAGCAACAGGTACTGCTGCCGGTTGGTGTCGGACTCGGTGAGCTTGTCTGCCGTTTCGACCATGACGCTGGCAGCGGTGTAGCTGTCGTAATCGGCGGCGATAATCTGACCGTATGCGCCAAGAGACTCTGCTTGAGTGATGGTGTCGAGGCTGCGGCCCTCGTACAGCTGCAGGTCGGCGACCATAAACGGTTCAAGTC
The Paramicrobacterium chengjingii DNA segment above includes these coding regions:
- the dnaG gene encoding DNA primase — encoded protein: MAGRIRQTDIEEVKSRTNIADIIGDYVTLKSAGIGSMKGLCPFHDERTPSFHVRPQVGFYHCFGCGESGDVISFLQKMDHVTFTEAIERLAARVGIELHYEDGEGPGVDHGRRSRLLAANKAAEDYFQRQLTAPSAEAGRAFLGERGFDAQAAARFGVGFAPKGWDNLQKHLTAAGFTRDELVTAGLLSQGDRGVYDRFRGRLVWPIRDVTGQTVGFGARRLFDDDKGPKYLNTPETPVYHKAQVLYGLDIAKRDISRGNQVVVVEGYTDVMACHLAGITTAVATCGTAFGVDHIKVIRRIMGDDSRNGEVVFTFDPDAAGQKAALRAFSEEKRFAAQTYVAVAPAGLDPCDLRLKRGDSAVRRLLEMKEPMFEFVIKQVLSQYNLDTVEGRVGALRAAAPIVSDIRDASLRPGYTRVLARQLGVDLGEVQRAVRSSGSQKPHGHDTRPPSGDPQTERPVGIADLPRDPSTRLERDALMAIVQHPTVIGEDLVRDAVHTGFTNHPLSVLRDAIAAHMDTFAATGWFQAISDDTPEPYRDLLHQLGVAPLPERGERELEMYVRDVTVSLIERDMLRRKAELLGSLQRHDPRDSEGSRTIQQKLVQLETERRRLRAG
- a CDS encoding deoxyguanosinetriphosphate triphosphohydrolase — its product is MAVDVYNAHDQARWLPEHHTSRRSDFARDRARLLHSSALRRLAAKTQVLSPTSGVDFARNRLTHSLEVAQVGRELAASLAIAPDVVDTACLAHDIGHPPFGHNGEKALNDWAVDIGGFEGNAQTLRVLTRLEPKVFGDDGRPFGLNLTRASLDASCKYPWPASHAVADPSGRAKYGFFDDDTAAFAWLRDGAPEGQRCIESEVMDLSDDIAYSVHDFEDAIVSEYIDPAFLNAKAGHGSLLNAVRAWAGSEFTVDDLGAAFERLSQHASWPRTWSSSRRDLAGLKDFTSSMIGHFARSATEATQAAYPQRSLIRFGAHVEVPHEIASEIAVLKGVVAAFVMSSDARQPIYRQQREILTTLADRMYGSDGDGLDIAFTADWAEATSDAARKRIVVDQIASLTDQGAVALYEHRDVVAGVIPTA
- the dusB gene encoding tRNA dihydrouridine synthase DusB — encoded protein: MTSTSTRARPLQIGSLSLDVPVVLAPMAGITNTAFRRLCREFGAGLYVCEMITSRALVERTTETMRLISHHESEVPRSIQLYGVDPTTVREAVTMIVAEDRADHLDLNFGCPVPKVTRKGGGAALPWKHDLFRGIVTEAVNAAGSIPVTVKMRTGIDKDHLTYLDAARFAQDAGVSAIALHARTASEFYSGHSDWSAIATLKEAITDVPVLGNGDIWSDSDALDMMYQTGCDGVVVGRGCLGRPWLFGDLAAAFRGEPQRFRPGLGQVIDTFRRHAQLLAEFFDSEERGCRDIRKHVAWYFKGYPVGSDLRTRLATVESLEQLDELLASLDASVPYPGDDAEGPRGRSGHPKRPVLPEGWLDSHVIAGRDAHDIHEAELNTSGG
- a CDS encoding DsbA family oxidoreductase; the encoded protein is MDTPISVDIWSDIACPWCYIGKRRFERALEEFAADAANPPVTVRFHSFELAPDTPLDFDGSEIDFLTSYKGMPPEQVTQMLDHVTNLAQQVGLDYDFGSVKHTKTIKAHELVHFAHAHGKEAEMMERLMRAYFVEGRHVGRIDALVDLAEDVGLDRELALNALEQGTYSSDVSADKTQAAEYGINGVPFFVFDGAYGVSGAQEPETFSEVLREVVSRQGDNK
- a CDS encoding isoprenyl transferase; protein product: MTPKPYTHADAVPYRSIDWTGVYPPELPARALPQHVAIVMDGNGRWANKRGMTRIEGHKAGEAALLDVVAGAIQLGIRHVSVYAFSTENWGRSPEEVRFLMGFNRSVLHRRRDQLNEWGVRIRWAGRRPRLWSSVIKELQYAERLTADNSVITLTMCVNYGGRNEITDAVRSIARDVSAGKLKPGGISERTIASRLYVPEIPPVDLFVRSSGEQRTSNFMLWQSAYAEMVFLDTLWPDFTREDLWHAVSLYVSRDRRFGGATDTPAS
- the recO gene encoding DNA repair protein RecO, whose product is MPIYRDEGVVLRTHKLGEADRIVTLLTRQHGKVRAVAKGIRRTSSRFGSRLEPFMVADLQLYEGRSLDTITQAESLGAYGQIIAADYDSYTAASVMVETADKLTESDTNRQQYLLLLGALRSLSRAEHAPAMTLDSYLLRALSLAGWAPSFVDCSRCQRPGPHETVVVQMGGVVCPECAPTGSPRIDVQTRDLLGSLLAGEWDIVDAADAAVQSRASGLVAAYVQWHLERGLRSYAHLSSTPMAERRK